One genomic segment of Brevibacillus laterosporus LMG 15441 includes these proteins:
- a CDS encoding helix-turn-helix domain-containing protein produces MAVKGQKFKSYPESLKMEAIRLHIEERWTYKQIVEHLEIQDKDRLKKWMRKYRQQGEFGLLDRRGRREAYIDQDRYVQKLKHENEILKKCLEIWMREV; encoded by the coding sequence ATGGCGGTTAAAGGACAAAAATTTAAAAGTTATCCAGAATCATTGAAAATGGAAGCCATCCGTTTACACATTGAGGAAAGATGGACGTACAAACAAATTGTAGAGCATTTGGAAATTCAGGACAAAGATCGCTTAAAAAAGTGGATGAGAAAGTACAGACAACAGGGTGAGTTTGGACTTCTAGATCGACGCGGACGTCGTGAGGCCTATATTGATCAGGATAGATATGTCCAGAAACTGAAGCACGAGAATGAAATCCTAAAAAAGTGTTTGGAAATCTGGATGCGGGAGGTGTAA
- the sbnB gene encoding 2,3-diaminopropionate biosynthesis protein SbnB — MLVETKPELIYLNKQDIIDVGGYKSQIYVQAIKQALSLHSEKNFSQPLKPYLKTNKKDEHIADRIIAMPAYLGEPAISGIKWIGSKFSNPTKKNLERASALIILNDPETNFPIAILEGSVISAMRTAAVTVVATEYLAKKDFQHLSVIGCGLIAKMQINSLLEQFDQIKNVHLFDLDLQKAKMFGKEMQQRFSHVVFQIHHSAQSAVENAEVLVTCTVTDQPYIKADWIKKGTFVSNISIMDVEKEAYLRADKVVVDDWDQSNREKKIINQLVLEGKFSKEMLHAELGDIITNKKAGRETDDEIIILNPMGMAIEDISCAYEIYRKARQEGVGTVLSLY; from the coding sequence ATGTTAGTGGAAACGAAGCCGGAATTAATTTATCTGAACAAGCAAGATATTATCGACGTAGGTGGCTATAAGTCGCAAATATACGTACAGGCTATAAAACAAGCTCTTAGCCTACATTCAGAAAAGAATTTCAGTCAGCCTCTAAAACCGTATCTCAAAACGAATAAAAAAGATGAGCATATCGCTGATAGAATCATAGCTATGCCGGCCTACTTGGGGGAGCCTGCCATCTCGGGCATCAAGTGGATCGGAAGTAAATTTTCCAATCCTACGAAAAAGAATTTGGAAAGAGCAAGCGCTTTGATTATTTTAAATGATCCTGAAACAAACTTCCCCATCGCTATTTTAGAAGGCAGTGTTATCAGTGCTATGAGAACGGCGGCAGTAACAGTAGTAGCCACCGAATACTTGGCTAAAAAAGACTTCCAGCATTTATCCGTTATAGGTTGTGGATTAATTGCTAAGATGCAAATAAATTCTTTATTAGAGCAGTTTGACCAGATTAAGAATGTTCACTTGTTTGATTTAGATTTACAAAAGGCTAAAATGTTTGGCAAGGAGATGCAGCAGCGCTTTAGTCATGTTGTATTTCAGATTCATCACTCAGCTCAAAGTGCAGTAGAGAATGCAGAAGTTCTCGTCACGTGCACCGTCACAGACCAGCCGTATATTAAAGCAGACTGGATCAAGAAAGGAACATTTGTTAGTAACATTTCTATTATGGACGTAGAGAAGGAAGCTTATTTACGGGCAGATAAAGTGGTGGTCGATGACTGGGATCAATCCAATCGTGAGAAAAAAATTATTAATCAGTTAGTATTAGAAGGTAAATTTTCAAAGGAAATGCTTCATGCAGAACTAGGAGATATTATCACCAATAAAAAAGCCGGCCGAGAAACCGATGATGAGATTATTATTTTAAATCCGATGGGGATGGCTATAGAAGATATCTCGTGCGCTTATGAAATTTATAGAAAAGCACGACAAGAAGGAGTAGGTACAGTATTGAGCTTGTATTAA
- a CDS encoding IS3 family transposase → MFGNLDAGGVRKKYRIVESLSTIYPITEVCKVLGVSRSGYYKYLSTRNLYRDKSMKKRIRTIYEQRKGIYGYRRIQAELLRQFGCRVNHKKVLRIMQNLGLKSIIRRKRSYMTAHQAKVSDGRVADNLLKRDFTAQEPNQKWVTDVTQYRIGEERIYLSAIKDLCTHEIIAYHISTRNDNALVLETFRKAFEMQKDVTGLIVHSDQGSQYTSHAYHDMLPTVGAQISMSRRGNCLDNASIESFFSHLKTEALYPYDIRDLQDAQRRIENYIYFYNEERLQLKLNKLTPSEFRRQLAA, encoded by the coding sequence GTGTTTGGAAATCTGGATGCGGGAGGTGTAAGGAAGAAGTATCGAATTGTGGAGAGTTTGTCTACAATATATCCAATTACTGAGGTTTGTAAGGTGTTAGGAGTTTCGAGAAGTGGCTATTACAAGTACCTCTCTACTAGAAACTTGTATAGGGATAAATCGATGAAAAAACGGATCAGAACGATCTATGAACAAAGAAAAGGAATATATGGATATCGTCGAATTCAGGCCGAACTGTTACGCCAATTTGGTTGTAGGGTTAATCATAAGAAAGTATTACGCATCATGCAAAATCTGGGACTTAAATCCATCATTCGCCGTAAACGTTCCTATATGACTGCCCATCAAGCAAAGGTATCGGATGGACGTGTTGCAGATAATTTACTCAAGCGTGATTTTACCGCTCAAGAGCCTAATCAAAAATGGGTAACTGACGTTACCCAATATCGAATTGGTGAGGAACGTATCTACCTTTCTGCAATCAAAGATTTATGTACGCATGAGATTATCGCTTATCATATCAGTACTCGAAATGACAATGCGCTTGTTCTAGAGACTTTTAGGAAAGCATTTGAAATGCAAAAAGACGTGACTGGTTTGATCGTTCACAGCGACCAAGGCTCCCAGTACACGTCCCATGCATACCACGACATGCTGCCTACGGTTGGCGCCCAAATCAGCATGTCCCGACGGGGCAATTGCCTAGACAATGCCTCGATAGAAAGCTTCTTTTCTCATTTGAAAACCGAAGCCCTATATCCCTATGATATACGAGATCTTCAAGATGCTCAAAGGAGAATTGAAAATTACATTTATTTTTACAACGAAGAACGTCTTCAACTGAAGTTAAATAAACTGACGCCTAGTGAATTTAGGCGTCAGTTAGCGGCCTAA
- the sbnA gene encoding 2,3-diaminopropionate biosynthesis protein SbnA gives MIYENALELIGNTPVVKLKHLVQSENSELFVKLEGFNPGGSSKDRVAKRIIEFAEKNGQLKPNGTIVESSSGNLAIGLAMVAKMKGYKMICVVDPKISKVNLNLIKAFGAQVHMVEKADEHGNYLKTRLATAQLLERTIEGAYWPNQYNNPENPRAYMESLAREIHSDFQDTLDWIVCPVGTAGLITGVAAEMKKLSPSVKILAVDAVGSVIFGGQPGPRRLLGIGNAIVPGNLDKSLYDDVSYVNDADAFYITRQLVLQEGLLVGGSSGAAVCAALRLLDDLAEGQRVLAILPDRGDRYYSTIFSDEWMSQHDITLPTSIYKSISIN, from the coding sequence ATGATTTATGAAAATGCTTTAGAATTAATAGGTAATACGCCAGTGGTGAAGCTTAAGCATTTAGTTCAGAGTGAAAATAGTGAATTATTTGTAAAATTAGAAGGCTTTAATCCCGGTGGAAGCTCAAAAGATAGGGTTGCCAAGCGCATAATTGAGTTTGCTGAAAAAAACGGGCAACTAAAGCCCAATGGAACAATTGTTGAATCCTCATCAGGCAATCTGGCTATAGGATTAGCTATGGTAGCGAAGATGAAGGGCTATAAAATGATATGTGTAGTAGACCCTAAAATTAGCAAGGTTAATTTAAACCTGATTAAAGCATTTGGGGCACAGGTTCATATGGTAGAAAAGGCAGATGAGCATGGAAACTATTTAAAAACACGGTTGGCCACGGCTCAATTATTAGAAAGAACAATAGAGGGGGCTTATTGGCCCAATCAATACAACAATCCAGAGAATCCTAGAGCGTATATGGAGTCATTAGCCCGTGAAATTCACAGTGATTTTCAGGATACACTGGATTGGATTGTTTGTCCGGTTGGCACAGCAGGATTAATTACAGGAGTGGCAGCAGAAATGAAAAAATTAAGCCCCTCTGTGAAAATTTTAGCTGTAGACGCTGTAGGATCGGTTATCTTTGGCGGGCAACCAGGCCCACGAAGGTTGCTGGGGATTGGCAATGCTATTGTTCCAGGGAATTTAGATAAAAGCTTGTATGATGATGTAAGCTATGTAAATGATGCAGATGCGTTCTATATCACAAGGCAATTGGTACTACAGGAAGGATTACTCGTAGGAGGATCATCAGGGGCAGCCGTTTGTGCAGCCCTGCGTTTACTCGATGATTTAGCTGAAGGACAAAGAGTATTAGCCATTTTGCCTGATAGGGGAGATAGATACTATAGCACCATTTTTTCAGATGAATGGATGAGTCAACATGACATTACACTGCCTACCTCTATTTATAAATCTATTTCGATTAATTAA
- a CDS encoding formyltransferase family protein yields MELKKAKAHLLLTEGSFHAVYLIRDWYESFKDTTSFKGIVIRDNQGNSEQKVQFHRTFSGKKQLTENEYSELLSLYGTISEAEKSMISLYGIPSYPADVVGHIHYSGPNLNHPDMEAFISSLTKEYDLTVYIFLDQILKPWWIEYTEGNIINAHSAVLPYARGMYAIENMAVKGNQNDFQRAAGASIHYVDNGIDTGPIIRAVRIKDPFRYESIWEVKATSYRLAFELLVNQAGAEFKNPDLQYVGVKSDKNNLGENFLSKNFDEDKKKVAQEQFLSMKKSQMSFKKAWEART; encoded by the coding sequence ATGGAGCTGAAAAAGGCTAAAGCTCATCTGTTACTGACAGAGGGAAGTTTTCACGCTGTATATTTAATCAGAGATTGGTATGAAAGCTTTAAAGATACGACTTCATTCAAGGGCATTGTTATCAGAGATAATCAGGGTAACAGTGAACAAAAGGTGCAATTCCACCGTACCTTCTCTGGTAAAAAGCAACTTACAGAGAATGAATACAGTGAACTTCTTTCGCTATACGGAACCATCAGTGAAGCAGAAAAAAGTATGATTTCATTATATGGAATTCCCTCCTATCCTGCTGATGTCGTTGGGCATATCCATTATAGCGGACCCAATTTGAATCACCCTGACATGGAAGCATTTATCAGCAGTTTGACCAAGGAATATGATCTTACGGTATATATTTTCTTGGATCAGATTTTAAAACCCTGGTGGATTGAGTATACAGAAGGAAACATTATTAATGCTCATTCAGCAGTTCTTCCGTATGCGAGAGGAATGTATGCCATCGAAAATATGGCTGTGAAAGGTAACCAGAATGACTTTCAAAGAGCCGCTGGAGCATCCATTCATTATGTAGATAACGGAATCGATACAGGGCCAATTATCAGAGCGGTAAGAATAAAGGACCCATTTCGTTATGAATCCATTTGGGAAGTGAAAGCTACCTCCTATCGATTAGCTTTTGAGCTTTTAGTCAATCAGGCGGGGGCAGAATTTAAAAATCCTGATTTGCAATATGTAGGGGTTAAAAGCGATAAAAATAATTTGGGAGAAAATTTTTTAAGTAAAAATTTTGATGAGGATAAAAAGAAGGTAGCCCAAGAGCAATTTCTATCAATGAAAAAGTCTCAAATGTCATTTAAAAAAGCATGGGAGGCCAGAACATGA
- a CDS encoding ParB N-terminal domain-containing protein, giving the protein MLSELRVVPINQVFLHEEYEVERLKKLCSRIKNEQKVKNPPIALQLEHDKYLILDGAHRTLSLQRLNCKRIVIQVVDLEFLSIDAWAHHLVDAENLIEELLQNPDLLWRKEKYAVEPIATLFVRNEKHYVYTPADFYMDVKKRITIWKEIVNSYSSKYNFDRITAEQLPVDRGIVFQYPAFHIDQIKKIVDEGLLLPAGVTKFTLTCGRILNLNIPLSFLIREDYVEEDWLELLALWRASIRLYTDPVFLCEI; this is encoded by the coding sequence GTGTTATCTGAGCTACGAGTAGTACCAATTAATCAAGTATTTTTACATGAAGAATACGAAGTAGAGAGGCTAAAAAAACTTTGCAGCAGAATTAAAAATGAGCAAAAGGTAAAAAATCCTCCTATTGCTTTGCAACTTGAACATGACAAATATTTGATTCTGGATGGAGCTCATCGCACATTATCTTTACAGAGATTAAATTGCAAACGAATTGTGATACAAGTGGTGGATTTAGAGTTTCTTTCCATAGATGCCTGGGCTCATCATCTTGTAGATGCTGAGAATCTTATCGAGGAATTGCTACAGAACCCCGATTTATTATGGCGGAAGGAAAAATATGCTGTAGAGCCGATCGCGACACTTTTCGTTAGGAATGAGAAACACTATGTATACACTCCCGCAGATTTTTACATGGATGTAAAAAAGAGAATTACGATTTGGAAGGAGATTGTTAATTCTTATTCTAGTAAATATAACTTTGATCGTATAACAGCAGAGCAATTGCCTGTTGACCGAGGCATTGTATTTCAATATCCTGCTTTTCATATTGATCAGATTAAAAAAATAGTTGATGAAGGCCTTCTTTTACCAGCAGGTGTAACAAAATTTACCCTTACTTGCGGGCGAATTTTGAATTTGAACATCCCGCTTAGTTTTTTGATTCGAGAAGATTACGTAGAAGAGGATTGGCTTGAATTACTGGCATTATGGAGAGCTTCTATTAGGCTTTATACTGATCCGGTTTTTTTGTGTGAAATTTAG